From the Candidatus Methylomirabilota bacterium genome, the window CCGAGCGCGATGGCGCGGGGGAACGCGTCGAGGGCGTCGTCGCTCTCGTCGATGAGCATGGGGAGACGGCGGCCCAGCGCGGCGAGGCCGTCGGTGGCGGCGGGATCGAGGGCGATCGCGCGGTGGAGGGGCTGCTCGATGAAGGCGAGCGAAGACCGGAGCCGGGCGAGCGCGGGTGTGCGCAGCATTGCGTCCACCAGGCCCGCGAAGTCGTCCATGGACTTGTACTGCTCGTTGCCGTCGAGGGTGGCGACGTAGGGGCCGGGGACCAGGCGATCCACCGTGGCCGCGATGGCGGTCAGGCGCTCGAGGTCGGCGTCGAGGGCGCCCCCGACCTTTAGCTTGAAGTGGTCCAGGCCGTACCGCGCGATGCACTCCTCCAGGGTCTGCGGCAGGCCGTCGTCGAGCCAGCCGTCCGCCGGCACGTCGGCGGCGGTGATGGGATCGAGGAGGCCGACGGTGTGGCGCACGGCCAGCCGGTCAGGGGGCGTCGCGGATGCCCAGGCCTGAAGGTCCGCGAGCGCGAGACTGCCGTGCACGGCCTCGGGGTGAAGGCCGAGGGCGTTGGCCCGCAGCATGCCCGGCACGTCGAGCCCGGTCAGGCGCCCCGCCGCGTCCGCGAGCGCGCGCTCGAAGAATGACGAGCCGAACGACGCCGTGAGCCCGTTGAGCCCGCGCGCCAGCGCCGAGGCCCTCGCCGCCGCGTAGGCCTCCTGCCAGATCTCGAAGAACGGACGCGGCGCGCGCGCGGCGTCCCGGTAGGCGGCCTCGGCGCCGCGGATCGCCGCCAGCTCGTCCTCGACATTGTCGCGGAACGACTTCCCTGGGTCCTTGTCGAACCACTTGGGCGGGAGATTGTCGGCCGCGTAGCCGCGGCTGCGCCGGCCCTCCTCCGTCTCGACGTCGACGGCGAGGTGGAGGAGGGGAACGTGCGTGAGGGTGACCGCTCCGTAGCGGAAGGGCAGCCGCGTGCGGAGCATGCGGACGTGGAAGGTGGCGGCCTTGAGCGCGAGCTTCACCGGAATGCCGGCATGACCTCCTTCGCCAAGAGCTCGAGCTCGCGCATGATGTGCCGGTGCGGCATCCCCGGGAAGAAGACCCGGCAGATCAGGTGCGTCATCCCGTACTGCTCGACGAAGGGCCTGAGATCGCGGATGATCTGGTCCGGGCTGCCGATCAGGAAGCGGTCCTTCTTGACCTTGTCGAGATCGGTGGCGATGGCGGCGTCGATGAAGGGATGCCGCCATCCGCCCGCGTACTCCTTCCGGTACGAGACCATGATGTGCTGCTCGGCCAGCTCCCGCGCCTGCTTCTCGGTGTCCGCGATGACGACGTCGCGGGTGAGCGGCCAGTCGGTGATGGGCGGGAGGCCGGCGGCGGCCCGGTTGGCCTGGAACTGCGCCTTGCCCTTGAGCAGGCGCGGCAGCTCTCCGGTCGGCCCGGGAATCCAGTTGTCGGCGAGCGTGGCCGCGCGGCGCAGGGTGATGTCGCCCCAACCCCCGATCCAGATGGGCGGCGCGGGCTTCTGCACCGGCTTCGGCTCGAGGCGCCCCTCGACCCGATAGTAGGCGCCCTTGAACGCGATATGGTCCTGGGTCCAGAGTCCCTTCACGATCGCGAGCTGCTCCTCGAAGCGCGCGCCCCGCTTCTCGAGCTCCGCGCCGTACAGCGCGAACTCGTCGGGCTTGTAGCCGATGGCGATGCCCAGCACGAAGCGGCCGTTCGACATCACGTCGAGCAGCGCGCAGTCCTCGGCGAGCCGCGTCGGGTGGTAGAAGGGCGCCACGAGGATGTCGGTGCCCAGGATCATCTTCGACGTGCGGGTGGCGAAGCCCGCGAGGACGGGGAGCGGCGAGGGCCAGTAGTGGTCGACGACGGAGTGGTGCTCCTCCATCCACACGGAGTCGAAGCTCAGGTCCTCCGCCCGCGCGACCTCGGCGAGCGCGTCGGCATAGTAGTGCCCGCCCT encodes:
- a CDS encoding enolase C-terminal domain-like protein, which codes for MKLALKAATFHVRMLRTRLPFRYGAVTLTHVPLLHLAVDVETEEGRRSRGYAADNLPPKWFDKDPGKSFRDNVEDELAAIRGAEAAYRDAARAPRPFFEIWQEAYAAARASALARGLNGLTASFGSSFFERALADAAGRLTGLDVPGMLRANALGLHPEAVHGSLALADLQAWASATPPDRLAVRHTVGLLDPITAADVPADGWLDDGLPQTLEECIARYGLDHFKLKVGGALDADLERLTAIAATVDRLVPGPYVATLDGNEQYKSMDDFAGLVDAMLRTPALARLRSSLAFIEQPLHRAIALDPAATDGLAALGRRLPMLIDESDDALDAFPRAIALGYRGVSTKNCKGIVKSFLNRSLVERENRRRTPRERLFMSAEDLTNVPVVPLQQDLATVRALGITHVERNGHHYVRGLAHCSAAERREATRRHAGLYTGDERAVILCIDGGRLDVRSLAVPGYGVAFEPDLAAMIPLEDWTSASLEDTA
- a CDS encoding LLM class flavin-dependent oxidoreductase produces the protein MARLKFGFIPIEGGHYYADALAEVARAEDLSFDSVWMEEHHSVVDHYWPSPLPVLAGFATRTSKMILGTDILVAPFYHPTRLAEDCALLDVMSNGRFVLGIAIGYKPDEFALYGAELEKRGARFEEQLAIVKGLWTQDHIAFKGAYYRVEGRLEPKPVQKPAPPIWIGGWGDITLRRAATLADNWIPGPTGELPRLLKGKAQFQANRAAAGLPPITDWPLTRDVVIADTEKQARELAEQHIMVSYRKEYAGGWRHPFIDAAIATDLDKVKKDRFLIGSPDQIIRDLRPFVEQYGMTHLICRVFFPGMPHRHIMRELELLAKEVMPAFR